TATGGAGCAGCACAATCTCCGGCGCGGTCGCATGCCTGGTAAGATGCCGCTCGAGCCCCTCGACGCTCAGCGATCGCCAATCGCCGCCGTCGTCCGTCCAGAGCACGACCGAGTATCCGAGCGACTGCGCGATCTGCAGCGTGCGTTCGGTGTAGCGCCCGTGCGGCGGCCGCAGGTAGACGCGCACCGCCGGATCGTGCGTCAGGTCCCAGAGCACGTTTCGCCCCTCGAGAATCTCCTTACGCACATCGGCATCGTCCTCTTCGTCGAGATTCGGATGCGAATACGTGTGGTCGGCAACTTCGTTGCCGTCGGCCTCGATGCGCTGCGTCAGCTCTGGCCACTGCTCCGCGTCCTTGCCGATGAGAAAGAACGTCGCGGGAACCTTCAGATCGCGCAGCACGTCGAGGAGCAGCGGCGTGTAGATTGGATAGGGGCCGTCATCGAAGGTCAGCGCGATCAGACGCGGCCGGCTCGAGCGGTCTTCGGGCATCTCGTGCGTCGCGCGATAGAGTCGCGCGACGACGTCGCCCGAAAATTCGAGGTGCACGTTCGTATCGGGCGTGACGAGCGCCGGGAACAGGTTGCTCGAATGAACGAGCGCGCGCCAGCCGCCGTAGATCACGCCCCCGGCCAGAACGAACGCGAGGATAACTTTCATCGGCTGAGACACCGCACGTTACGGACGATCCGGCAGGACCGAAGCCGTGCCGGCAGTCTTCGTGAGGTCGCTGCCGACGATGATGGTTACGTCGCTCGCGTTCGACGACGTTGCATCGGGCGATGCGGTGTCGACCGGATCGGCGACGACCGACGCCTCGCGCAGCGATTGTGGAAGCGCCTCGCGCACGCGCGCGCCGGCGAACGTGACGCTCGAATGTTCGTGGATCTCCGTCTCCGTGTAGTCGGAACGTGGCGCGTCGCCGACTTGGCCGATCGTAAAGCCGGCCCGGCGCAGGACGTCGGCAACGCGGTGCGCGGCGCCTTCGATGCCGCTGCCGTTCTCGATGTCCACCTTCAGCGTGCCCGGTGGAATCGCGGCGAGCGCGAGCGTGTCGGGCGACGGGACGGCCGACGGCGGCGCGAGCAGCATCTTCGCAACGAGTCGCGAGCGGGCCGCTGCGTCGGGAACGAGCGAATCGCCGTAGCCGGGCAGATTGATGTCGTCGGTGTACGGAACTTGCGCGGTGACGACCGCGGACGACGGGATTCCCTGGAAGAACGTCGCCAGCGAGAGCAGTTCTGAGTCGCTGAAGTCGGTCTGGACGTACTTTTTAAAGACGTGCAGCAGCTCGGGCAGGTGGAGGAACGTGTTGATGCGGTCGCCTTTGACCTTATCAATCATTGCGTGGAGCACTTGCTGCTGGCGCATGATCCGGCAGGGGTCGCTGCACCAGTCGTGCCGGAAGCGCATGTATCCCACGGCGTGCGGCCCGTCGAGATGCTGCATTCCTTCCTTTAGGTGGATGTCGAGGTGGCCCCACGTATCGGTGTAATCGAGCGACTCGTCGTTGCAGTCCCGCTTGTAACGCAGGCAATCCGACGATTTCACGTCCACGTCAATCCCGCCAAGCGCCGTGATGAACTCCTTCGTCGCATCTATTCGCAGAATGACGTACTTGTCGAACTCGGGGATACCGAGCCAGCCGGAGATGACGCTCTTCGCCTCGTTGACGCCGCCGTCGGATTGCGCCTGATTGATCTTCGCCTGCGTGCCGTTGGGCATCGTCGCGATCATGTCGCGGGGGATCGAGAGT
The DNA window shown above is from Candidatus Binatia bacterium and carries:
- a CDS encoding LCP family protein — encoded protein: MSKRIWMIVGLVVLGIVSGLAGYGLVEHRNPVSAIGQITQVFVPSPQQIFGKSNLLVLVEGLDYDYTAKDEEYSANSRSDVIWAVNLDFPNKRVYQLSIPRDMIATMPNGTQAKINQAQSDGGVNEAKSVISGWLGIPEFDKYVILRIDATKEFITALGGIDVDVKSSDCLRYKRDCNDESLDYTDTWGHLDIHLKEGMQHLDGPHAVGYMRFRHDWCSDPCRIMRQQQVLHAMIDKVKGDRINTFLHLPELLHVFKKYVQTDFSDSELLSLATFFQGIPSSAVVTAQVPYTDDINLPGYGDSLVPDAAARSRLVAKMLLAPPSAVPSPDTLALAAIPPGTLKVDIENGSGIEGAAHRVADVLRRAGFTIGQVGDAPRSDYTETEIHEHSSVTFAGARVREALPQSLREASVVADPVDTASPDATSSNASDVTIIVGSDLTKTAGTASVLPDRP
- a CDS encoding polysaccharide deacetylase family protein, whose product is MKVILAFVLAGGVIYGGWRALVHSSNLFPALVTPDTNVHLEFSGDVVARLYRATHEMPEDRSSRPRLIALTFDDGPYPIYTPLLLDVLRDLKVPATFFLIGKDAEQWPELTQRIEADGNEVADHTYSHPNLDEEDDADVRKEILEGRNVLWDLTHDPAVRVYLRPPHGRYTERTLQIAQSLGYSVVLWTDDGGDWRSLSVEGLERHLTRHATAPEIVLLHSGKLATIEALPYVVERFKRAGYRFVTVGELLKLVQGDELNHPFRHAV